The Neovison vison isolate M4711 chromosome 5, ASM_NN_V1, whole genome shotgun sequence genome includes a region encoding these proteins:
- the DHX33 gene encoding ATP-dependent RNA helicase DHX33 isoform X3 — MLLREAISDSLLRQYSCVVLDEAHERTVHTDVLFGVVKAAQKRRKELGKPPLKVVVMSATMDVDLFSQYFGGAPVLYLEGRQHPIQVLYTKQPQQDYLHAALVSIFQIHQEAPPSQDILVFLTGQEEIEAMSKTCRDIAKHLPDGCPPMLVLPLYASLPYAQQLRVFQAAPKGCRKVIVSTNIAETSITITGIKHVVDTGMVKAKTYNPDSGLEVLAVQRVSKAQAWQRTGRAGREGSGVCYRLYTEDEFEKFEKMTVPEIQRCNLASVLLQLLAMKVPDVLTFDFMSKPSPDHVQAAVAQLDLLGALEQKDGQLTLTPVGRKMAAFPLDPKFAKTLLLSPKFHCTEEILTIVSLLSVDSVLYDPPSRRDEVQAVRRKFVSSEGDHITLLNIYRAFKNLGRSKDWCRENFVNSKNMALVAEVRAQLRDICLKMSMPMVSSRGDGESVRRCLAHSLFMSTAELQPDGTYVTTDSRQPVAIHPSSVLFHCRPACVVYTELLHTSRCYMRDVCVVDANWLHEAAPDYFRRKLRAACN; from the exons ATGCTTCTGCGGGAAGCAATCTCCGACTCTCTGTTGCGCCAGTacagctgtgtggtcttggacGAGGCCCACGAGCGGACGGTCCATACCGATGTGCTCTTCGGGGTGGTGAAGGCTgcccagaagaggaggaaggagctggGGAAGCCACCTCTCAAA GTGGTGGTCATGTCCGCCACCATGGATGTGGACCTGTTCTCGCAGTACTTCGGTGGGGCGCCCGTGCTCTACCTGGAAGGTCGGCAGCATCCCATCCAGGTGCTCTACACCAAACAGCCGCAGCAGGATTACCTGCACGCCGCGCTCGTCTCCATCTTCCAGATCCACCAG GAGGCGCCTCCTTCCCAGGACATCCTGGTGTTCCTCACGGGGCAGGAGGAGATCGAAGCCATGAGCAAGACCTGCCGAGACATCGCGAAGCACCTCCCGGATGGCTGCCCCCCCATGCTGGTCCTTCCTCTGTACGCCTCCCTGCCTTACGCCCAGCAGCTCCGCGTCTTCCAGGCGGCCCCGAAG GGCTGTCGCAAAGTGATCGTTTCAACCAACATCGCTGAGACTTCCATAACCATCACGGGAATAAAACACGTGGTTGACACGGGCATGGTTAAGGCAAAGACGTATAATCCCG ACAGTGGCCTGGAGGTGCTCGCTGTGCAGCGTGTGTCCAAGGCCCAGGCGTGGCAGCGTACGGGCCGGGCCGGCAGGGAGGGCAGTGGCGTCTGCTACCGGCTCTACACGGAGGACGAGTTTGAGAAGTTTGAGAAGATGACGGTGCCGGAGATCCAGAG GTGTAACCTGGCCAGCGTGCTGCTGCAGCTCCTCGCCATGAAGGTCCCCGACGTGCTCACCTTCGACTTCATGTCCAAGCCCTCTCCGG ATCACGTTCAGGCTGCAGTTGCTCAGCTGGACCTATTAGGTGCTCTCGAACAGAAGGATGGCCAGCTCACCCTGACTCCGGTGGGGAGAAAGATGGCCGCTTTCCCTTTAGACCCCAAATTCGCCAAA ACCCTCCTCCTGTCCCCCAAGTTCCACTGCACAGAGGAGATCCTGACCATCGTCTCCCTCCTGTCGGTGGACAGCGTTCTGTACGACCCTCCTTCCCGGCGGGACGAGGTGCAGGCCGTCCGTAGGAAGTTTGTGTCCAGTGAGGGGGACCATATCACGCTGCTCAACATCTACCGGGCCTTCAAGAACCTGGGCAGAAGTAAG GACTGGTGCAGAGAGAATTTCGTCAACAGCAAGAACATGGCGCTGGTGGCTGAGGTCCGAGCACAGCTGAGGGACATCTGCTTGAAG ATGTCCATGCCGATGGTGTCCTCCCGCGGGGATGGGGAGAGCGTCCgccggtgcctggcacacagcctgTTTATGAGCACGGCTGAGCTGCAGCCTGACGGCACATATGTCACCACGGACAGCCGGCAGCCGGTGGCCATCCACCCTTCGTCCGTGCTTTTCCACTGCCGGCCAGCCTGCGTCGTGTACACGGAGCTGCTGCACACCAGCCGCTGCTACATGCGCGACGTGTGCGTCGTGGACGCCAACTGGCTGCACGAGGCCGCCCCCGACTACTTCCGGAGGAAGCTGCGTGCCGCCTGCAACTGA
- the DHX33 gene encoding ATP-dependent RNA helicase DHX33 isoform X2: MPEEAGFPPAKRFRPGCGPPGGRVLMLLTAGGSGGRRRPQPALAQPAAGVYPEAVERQRRSLPIFAARGQLLAQLRALDSAVLIGETGSGKTTQLPQYLYEGGIGRQGVIAVTQPRRVAAISLATRVSDEKRTELGKLVGYTVRFDDVSSEDTRIKFLTDGMLLREAISDSLLRQYSCVVLDEAHERTVHTDVLFGVVKAAQKRRKELGKPPLKVVVMSATMDVDLFSQYFGGAPVLYLEGRQHPIQVLYTKQPQQDYLHAALVSIFQIHQEAPPSQDILVFLTGQEEIEAMSKTCRDIAKHLPDGCPPMLVLPLYASLPYAQQLRVFQAAPKGCRKVIVSTNIAETSITITGIKHVVDTGMVKAKTYNPDSGLEVLAVQRVSKAQAWQRTGRAGREGSGVCYRLYTEDEFEKFEKMTVPEIQRCNLASVLLQLLAMKVPDVLTFDFMSKPSPDHVQAAVAQLDLLGALEQKDGQLTLTPVGRKMAAFPLDPKFAKFHCTEEILTIVSLLSVDSVLYDPPSRRDEVQAVRRKFVSSEGDHITLLNIYRAFKNLGRSKDWCRENFVNSKNMALVAEVRAQLRDICLKMSMPMVSSRGDGESVRRCLAHSLFMSTAELQPDGTYVTTDSRQPVAIHPSSVLFHCRPACVVYTELLHTSRCYMRDVCVVDANWLHEAAPDYFRRKLRAACN; the protein is encoded by the exons ATGCCCGAGGAGGCGGGCTTCCCGCCCGCCAAGAGGTTCCGGCCGGGCTGCGGGCCCCCCGGGGGGCGCGTGCTGATGCTGCTGACCGCGGGCGGCAGCGGTGGGCGCCGGAGGCCGCAGCCGGCCTTGGCGCAGCCTGCGGCCGGCGTCTACCCCGAGGCGGTGGAGCGGCAGCGCCGGAGCCTGCCCATCTTCGCGGCGCGGGGGCAGCTGCTGGCCCAGCTCCGGGCCCTGGACAGCGCCGTCCTCATCG GGGAAACTGGCTCCGGGAAGACGACGCAGCTCCCACAGTACCTCTACGAAGGGGGGATCGGCCGCCAGGGCGTCATCGCTGTGACCCAGCCGCGCAGAGTGGCTGCCATCTCTCTGGCCACTAGAGTCTCCGACGAGAAGAGAACTGAGCTCGGGAAGCTG GTGGGCTACACCGTGCGCTTCGACGACGTCAGCTCGGAAGACACCAGGATCAAGTTCCTGACAGACGGCATGCTTCTGCGGGAAGCAATCTCCGACTCTCTGTTGCGCCAGTacagctgtgtggtcttggacGAGGCCCACGAGCGGACGGTCCATACCGATGTGCTCTTCGGGGTGGTGAAGGCTgcccagaagaggaggaaggagctggGGAAGCCACCTCTCAAA GTGGTGGTCATGTCCGCCACCATGGATGTGGACCTGTTCTCGCAGTACTTCGGTGGGGCGCCCGTGCTCTACCTGGAAGGTCGGCAGCATCCCATCCAGGTGCTCTACACCAAACAGCCGCAGCAGGATTACCTGCACGCCGCGCTCGTCTCCATCTTCCAGATCCACCAG GAGGCGCCTCCTTCCCAGGACATCCTGGTGTTCCTCACGGGGCAGGAGGAGATCGAAGCCATGAGCAAGACCTGCCGAGACATCGCGAAGCACCTCCCGGATGGCTGCCCCCCCATGCTGGTCCTTCCTCTGTACGCCTCCCTGCCTTACGCCCAGCAGCTCCGCGTCTTCCAGGCGGCCCCGAAG GGCTGTCGCAAAGTGATCGTTTCAACCAACATCGCTGAGACTTCCATAACCATCACGGGAATAAAACACGTGGTTGACACGGGCATGGTTAAGGCAAAGACGTATAATCCCG ACAGTGGCCTGGAGGTGCTCGCTGTGCAGCGTGTGTCCAAGGCCCAGGCGTGGCAGCGTACGGGCCGGGCCGGCAGGGAGGGCAGTGGCGTCTGCTACCGGCTCTACACGGAGGACGAGTTTGAGAAGTTTGAGAAGATGACGGTGCCGGAGATCCAGAG GTGTAACCTGGCCAGCGTGCTGCTGCAGCTCCTCGCCATGAAGGTCCCCGACGTGCTCACCTTCGACTTCATGTCCAAGCCCTCTCCGG ATCACGTTCAGGCTGCAGTTGCTCAGCTGGACCTATTAGGTGCTCTCGAACAGAAGGATGGCCAGCTCACCCTGACTCCGGTGGGGAGAAAGATGGCCGCTTTCCCTTTAGACCCCAAATTCGCCAAA TTCCACTGCACAGAGGAGATCCTGACCATCGTCTCCCTCCTGTCGGTGGACAGCGTTCTGTACGACCCTCCTTCCCGGCGGGACGAGGTGCAGGCCGTCCGTAGGAAGTTTGTGTCCAGTGAGGGGGACCATATCACGCTGCTCAACATCTACCGGGCCTTCAAGAACCTGGGCAGAAGTAAG GACTGGTGCAGAGAGAATTTCGTCAACAGCAAGAACATGGCGCTGGTGGCTGAGGTCCGAGCACAGCTGAGGGACATCTGCTTGAAG ATGTCCATGCCGATGGTGTCCTCCCGCGGGGATGGGGAGAGCGTCCgccggtgcctggcacacagcctgTTTATGAGCACGGCTGAGCTGCAGCCTGACGGCACATATGTCACCACGGACAGCCGGCAGCCGGTGGCCATCCACCCTTCGTCCGTGCTTTTCCACTGCCGGCCAGCCTGCGTCGTGTACACGGAGCTGCTGCACACCAGCCGCTGCTACATGCGCGACGTGTGCGTCGTGGACGCCAACTGGCTGCACGAGGCCGCCCCCGACTACTTCCGGAGGAAGCTGCGTGCCGCCTGCAACTGA
- the DHX33 gene encoding ATP-dependent RNA helicase DHX33 isoform X1, which yields MPEEAGFPPAKRFRPGCGPPGGRVLMLLTAGGSGGRRRPQPALAQPAAGVYPEAVERQRRSLPIFAARGQLLAQLRALDSAVLIGETGSGKTTQLPQYLYEGGIGRQGVIAVTQPRRVAAISLATRVSDEKRTELGKLVGYTVRFDDVSSEDTRIKFLTDGMLLREAISDSLLRQYSCVVLDEAHERTVHTDVLFGVVKAAQKRRKELGKPPLKVVVMSATMDVDLFSQYFGGAPVLYLEGRQHPIQVLYTKQPQQDYLHAALVSIFQIHQEAPPSQDILVFLTGQEEIEAMSKTCRDIAKHLPDGCPPMLVLPLYASLPYAQQLRVFQAAPKGCRKVIVSTNIAETSITITGIKHVVDTGMVKAKTYNPDSGLEVLAVQRVSKAQAWQRTGRAGREGSGVCYRLYTEDEFEKFEKMTVPEIQRCNLASVLLQLLAMKVPDVLTFDFMSKPSPDHVQAAVAQLDLLGALEQKDGQLTLTPVGRKMAAFPLDPKFAKTLLLSPKFHCTEEILTIVSLLSVDSVLYDPPSRRDEVQAVRRKFVSSEGDHITLLNIYRAFKNLGRSKDWCRENFVNSKNMALVAEVRAQLRDICLKMSMPMVSSRGDGESVRRCLAHSLFMSTAELQPDGTYVTTDSRQPVAIHPSSVLFHCRPACVVYTELLHTSRCYMRDVCVVDANWLHEAAPDYFRRKLRAACN from the exons ATGCCCGAGGAGGCGGGCTTCCCGCCCGCCAAGAGGTTCCGGCCGGGCTGCGGGCCCCCCGGGGGGCGCGTGCTGATGCTGCTGACCGCGGGCGGCAGCGGTGGGCGCCGGAGGCCGCAGCCGGCCTTGGCGCAGCCTGCGGCCGGCGTCTACCCCGAGGCGGTGGAGCGGCAGCGCCGGAGCCTGCCCATCTTCGCGGCGCGGGGGCAGCTGCTGGCCCAGCTCCGGGCCCTGGACAGCGCCGTCCTCATCG GGGAAACTGGCTCCGGGAAGACGACGCAGCTCCCACAGTACCTCTACGAAGGGGGGATCGGCCGCCAGGGCGTCATCGCTGTGACCCAGCCGCGCAGAGTGGCTGCCATCTCTCTGGCCACTAGAGTCTCCGACGAGAAGAGAACTGAGCTCGGGAAGCTG GTGGGCTACACCGTGCGCTTCGACGACGTCAGCTCGGAAGACACCAGGATCAAGTTCCTGACAGACGGCATGCTTCTGCGGGAAGCAATCTCCGACTCTCTGTTGCGCCAGTacagctgtgtggtcttggacGAGGCCCACGAGCGGACGGTCCATACCGATGTGCTCTTCGGGGTGGTGAAGGCTgcccagaagaggaggaaggagctggGGAAGCCACCTCTCAAA GTGGTGGTCATGTCCGCCACCATGGATGTGGACCTGTTCTCGCAGTACTTCGGTGGGGCGCCCGTGCTCTACCTGGAAGGTCGGCAGCATCCCATCCAGGTGCTCTACACCAAACAGCCGCAGCAGGATTACCTGCACGCCGCGCTCGTCTCCATCTTCCAGATCCACCAG GAGGCGCCTCCTTCCCAGGACATCCTGGTGTTCCTCACGGGGCAGGAGGAGATCGAAGCCATGAGCAAGACCTGCCGAGACATCGCGAAGCACCTCCCGGATGGCTGCCCCCCCATGCTGGTCCTTCCTCTGTACGCCTCCCTGCCTTACGCCCAGCAGCTCCGCGTCTTCCAGGCGGCCCCGAAG GGCTGTCGCAAAGTGATCGTTTCAACCAACATCGCTGAGACTTCCATAACCATCACGGGAATAAAACACGTGGTTGACACGGGCATGGTTAAGGCAAAGACGTATAATCCCG ACAGTGGCCTGGAGGTGCTCGCTGTGCAGCGTGTGTCCAAGGCCCAGGCGTGGCAGCGTACGGGCCGGGCCGGCAGGGAGGGCAGTGGCGTCTGCTACCGGCTCTACACGGAGGACGAGTTTGAGAAGTTTGAGAAGATGACGGTGCCGGAGATCCAGAG GTGTAACCTGGCCAGCGTGCTGCTGCAGCTCCTCGCCATGAAGGTCCCCGACGTGCTCACCTTCGACTTCATGTCCAAGCCCTCTCCGG ATCACGTTCAGGCTGCAGTTGCTCAGCTGGACCTATTAGGTGCTCTCGAACAGAAGGATGGCCAGCTCACCCTGACTCCGGTGGGGAGAAAGATGGCCGCTTTCCCTTTAGACCCCAAATTCGCCAAA ACCCTCCTCCTGTCCCCCAAGTTCCACTGCACAGAGGAGATCCTGACCATCGTCTCCCTCCTGTCGGTGGACAGCGTTCTGTACGACCCTCCTTCCCGGCGGGACGAGGTGCAGGCCGTCCGTAGGAAGTTTGTGTCCAGTGAGGGGGACCATATCACGCTGCTCAACATCTACCGGGCCTTCAAGAACCTGGGCAGAAGTAAG GACTGGTGCAGAGAGAATTTCGTCAACAGCAAGAACATGGCGCTGGTGGCTGAGGTCCGAGCACAGCTGAGGGACATCTGCTTGAAG ATGTCCATGCCGATGGTGTCCTCCCGCGGGGATGGGGAGAGCGTCCgccggtgcctggcacacagcctgTTTATGAGCACGGCTGAGCTGCAGCCTGACGGCACATATGTCACCACGGACAGCCGGCAGCCGGTGGCCATCCACCCTTCGTCCGTGCTTTTCCACTGCCGGCCAGCCTGCGTCGTGTACACGGAGCTGCTGCACACCAGCCGCTGCTACATGCGCGACGTGTGCGTCGTGGACGCCAACTGGCTGCACGAGGCCGCCCCCGACTACTTCCGGAGGAAGCTGCGTGCCGCCTGCAACTGA
- the LOC122906657 gene encoding complement component 1 Q subcomponent-binding protein, mitochondrial, with the protein MLPLLRRVPRALGSAAAVLRVAPAPPPRPLLQPAPRPCVRPFGSLRVRAGLLRSRGPCGCGCGALHTQGDKAFVEFLSDEIKEERKIQKHKSLPKMSGGWELEVNGTEAKLVRRVAGEKVTVTFNTNNSIPPTFDGEEEPSQGQKAEEQEPELTSTPNFVVEVVKDGGKKALVLDCHYPEDEVGQEEEEESDIFSIREVSFQAVGESEWKDTNYTLNTDSLDWALYDHLMDFLADRGVDNTFADELVELSTALEHREYIAFLEDLQGFVKTQ; encoded by the exons ATGCTCCCTCTGTTGCGCCGAGTGCCCCGCGCGCTGGGCTCCGCGGCCGCCGTGCTTCGCGTcgcgcccgccccgccgcctCGGCCGCTGCTGCAGCCAGCGCCCCGGCCGTGCGTGCGGCCGTTCGGGTCGCTCCGAGTGCGCGCCGGCCTCCTGCGCTCCCGCGGGCCctgcggctgcggctgcggcgCGCTGCACACGCAGG GAGATAAAGCTTTTGTGGAGTTCCTGAGTGATGAGattaaggaggaaaggaagatcCAGAAGCACAAGTCCCTCCCCAAGATGTCAGGAGGCTGGGAGCTGGAAGTGAACGGGACGGAAGCCAAGCTCGTGCGGAGAGTTGCTGGGGAAAA GGTCACCGTCACCTTCAACACCAACAACAGCATCCCACCCACGTTTGACGGCGAGGAGGAGCCGTCCCAGGGGCAGAAGGCGGAAGAACAGGAG CCTGAACTGACGTCCACACCCAATTTCGTGGTGGAAGTCGTCAAGGACGGCGGCAAGAAGGCTTTGGTGCTGGACTGTCATTATCCGGAAGATGAG GTTgggcaagaggaggaggaggagagtgacATCTTCTCCATCAGGGAGGTGAGCTTTCAGGCTGTCGGCGAGTCAGAGTGGAAGGACACGAATTATACGCTCAACACCGACTCTCTGGACTGG GCCTTGTACGACCACCTGATGGATTTCCTGGCTGACCGAGGGGTGGACAACACATTCGCAGACGAGCTGGTGGAGCTGAGCACGGCCCTGGAGCACCGGGAGTACATCGCCTTTCTCGAGGACCTCCAGGGCTTCGTCAAGACCCAGTAG
- the DERL2 gene encoding derlin-2 isoform X1: MAYQSLRLEYLQIPPVSRAYTTACVLTTAAVQLELITPFQLYFNPELIFKHFQIWRLITNFLFFGPVGFNFLFNMIFLYRYCRMLEEGSFRGRTADFVFMFLFGGFLMTLFGLFVSLVFLGQAFTIMLVYVWSRRNPYVRMNFFGLLNFQAPFLPWVLMGFSLLLGNSIIVDLLGIAVGHIYFFLEDVFPNQPGGIRILKTPSILKAVFDTPEDDPDYNPLPEERPGGFAWGEGQRLGG, translated from the exons ATGGCGTACCAGAGCCTGCGGCTGGAGTACCTGCAGATCCCGCCGGTCAGCCGCGCCTACACCACCGCCTGCGTGCTCACCACCGCCGCCGTG cagCTGGAGCTGATCACACCGTTTCAGCTATACTTCAACCCCGAATTGATCTTCAAACACTTTCAG ataTGGAGGCTAATcaccaatttcttatttttcgGTCCAGTGggattcaattttttatttaacatgatTTTTCT ATACCGCTACTGTCGAATGCTAGAAGAAGGCTCATTCCGAGGCCGGACGGCAGACTTTGTATTTATGTTCCTTTTTGGTGGATTCTTAATGACT CTGTTCGGTCTGTTCGTGAGCTTGGTTTTCCTGGGCCAGGCCTTCACGATCATGCTCGTCTACGTGTGGAGCCGGAGGAACCCGTATGTCCGCATGAACTTCTTCGGCCTTCTCAACTTCCAGGCCCCCTTTCTGCCCTGGGTGCTCATGGGCTTTTCCTTGCTGCTGGGGAACTCGATTATTGTGGACCTCTTGG GCATTGCGGTCggacacatatattttttcttggaAGACGTATTTCCCAATCAGCCTGGTGGaatcagaattctgaaaacaccgTCTATTTT GAAGGCTGTTTTTGATACACCGGAGGATGACCCAGATTACAACCCACTGCCTGAGGAGCGGCCGGGAGGCTTTGCCTGGGGCGAGGGCCAGCGCCTCGGCGGTTAA
- the DERL2 gene encoding derlin-2 isoform X2 encodes MAYQSLRLEYLQIPPVSRAYTTACVLTTAAVLELITPFQLYFNPELIFKHFQIWRLITNFLFFGPVGFNFLFNMIFLYRYCRMLEEGSFRGRTADFVFMFLFGGFLMTLFGLFVSLVFLGQAFTIMLVYVWSRRNPYVRMNFFGLLNFQAPFLPWVLMGFSLLLGNSIIVDLLGIAVGHIYFFLEDVFPNQPGGIRILKTPSILKAVFDTPEDDPDYNPLPEERPGGFAWGEGQRLGG; translated from the exons ATGGCGTACCAGAGCCTGCGGCTGGAGTACCTGCAGATCCCGCCGGTCAGCCGCGCCTACACCACCGCCTGCGTGCTCACCACCGCCGCCGTG CTGGAGCTGATCACACCGTTTCAGCTATACTTCAACCCCGAATTGATCTTCAAACACTTTCAG ataTGGAGGCTAATcaccaatttcttatttttcgGTCCAGTGggattcaattttttatttaacatgatTTTTCT ATACCGCTACTGTCGAATGCTAGAAGAAGGCTCATTCCGAGGCCGGACGGCAGACTTTGTATTTATGTTCCTTTTTGGTGGATTCTTAATGACT CTGTTCGGTCTGTTCGTGAGCTTGGTTTTCCTGGGCCAGGCCTTCACGATCATGCTCGTCTACGTGTGGAGCCGGAGGAACCCGTATGTCCGCATGAACTTCTTCGGCCTTCTCAACTTCCAGGCCCCCTTTCTGCCCTGGGTGCTCATGGGCTTTTCCTTGCTGCTGGGGAACTCGATTATTGTGGACCTCTTGG GCATTGCGGTCggacacatatattttttcttggaAGACGTATTTCCCAATCAGCCTGGTGGaatcagaattctgaaaacaccgTCTATTTT GAAGGCTGTTTTTGATACACCGGAGGATGACCCAGATTACAACCCACTGCCTGAGGAGCGGCCGGGAGGCTTTGCCTGGGGCGAGGGCCAGCGCCTCGGCGGTTAA
- the MIS12 gene encoding LOW QUALITY PROTEIN: protein MIS12 homolog (The sequence of the model RefSeq protein was modified relative to this genomic sequence to represent the inferred CDS: deleted 1 base in 1 codon), which yields MPRGRGGRRERAVSRKWSPPGVAAAGFPAASRVGVRGWGGAGGDNLGWGVCQGDSRVQETELWARAGINEKLFVVRPMEGAKVSVDPMAYEAQFFGFTPQTCMLRIYIAFQDYLFEVMQAVEQVILKKLADMPGCEISPIHIRKCTEKFLGFMKGRFDNLFGRMEQLCLQLILRIPPNVLLPEDKPQEMHPCTEEEFQLLQEEIEQLQERYKTEVGAKQALLAELEEQKIVEAKLKQTLAFFDELDNAGRDQGTSDFRESLAFLVQNSRKLQTIRDTVERESKRMKIS from the exons ATGCCACGGGGCCGCGGGGGCCGACGGGAGCGCGCAGTGAGCCGGAAGTGGTCCCCGCCCGGCGTGGCTGCGGCGGGCTTCCCGGCGGCGAGCAGGGTCGGCGTCCGGGGCTGGGGAGGTGCTGGTGGAGATAACCTGGGATGGGGAGTCTGT CAGGGCGACAGCAGAGTTCAGGAGACGGAGCTCTGGGCCAGAGCCGGCATTAATGAGAA ATTGTTCGTAGTCAGGCCCATGGAGGGAGCGAAGGTGTCCGTGGACCCGATGGCCTACGAGGCCCAGTTCTTCGGCTTCACGCCGCAGACCTGCATGCTCAGAATCTACATCGCGTTTCAGGACTACCTGTTTGAGGTGATGCAGGCCGTCGAGCAGGTTATCCTGAAGAAGCTGGCCGACATGCCGGGCTGTGAGATCAGCCCCATCCATATTCGCAAATGCACTGAAAAGTTTCTTGGCTTCATGAAAGGCCGTTTCGATAACCTTTTTGGCAGAATGGAGCAGCTGTGTTTGCAGCTGATCCTGCGCATCCCCCCGAATGTCCTGCTTCCGGAAGATAAGCCTCAGGAGATGCATCCTTGTACCGAGGAAGAATTCCAGCTTCTCCAGGAAGAAATCGAACAGCTGCAAGAGAGGTATAAGACTGAAGTTGGTGCTAAGCAGGCCCTCCTTGCAGAATTAGAGGAACAAAAAATCGTTGAGGCCAAACTTAAACAGACATTGGCTTTCTTTGATGAGCTGGACAATGCCGGCAGAGATCAGGGGACTAGTGACTTTAGGGAGAGCTTGGCATTCCTGGTCCAGAACTCCAGAAAACTCCAGACCATCAGGGACACTGTGGAAAGggaaagcaaaagaatgaaaatatcttaa